The genomic window AGGCTGGAATTCTCACAGCAGACCGAAGTGCTTACACCATCAAAAGAAAAAGAACTGGTCAACAAGATATCCGAACTCCGGAAACTTTACGATACAAAGAAAAAGCAAATTGAAAGTAACACTGAGCTAAATGATCTGCTTACGGAAGCACAGGAAATCAGGGAAGAGGCTTCCGGATACCATTCAACCCTTTCTGAATATGCTCAGAAAGCTCAGGAATATCATGACAAGATGATTACCACTTTCAAAGAAGCAGATAAGATACGCGCGGAATCCGATACTGCACATAAAGAGTTTGTTCAAATCCAGGAAAAAGCAGATGAACAGCACAAGGCTTTCATTGCAGCTCAGAAGGAAATCCGGGATATTGACAAAGAACTTCGCAAACTCAAGAAGAAAGACGGTGGCAGGAAAGGCGCAGATATGGAAGAAGTACGTAAGGATGCTGAGGATATATTTGATAAGTTCAAATCCGGTGAGAAGCTTACTACAGAAAACCTTATGACCCTTCAGAAGTCCGGTCTTCTATAACAATGAAAATAATGATCAGGGGAATCCCTGATTATATTTTATATATTATTTCAGGACGTATTGATTTCTGTAATTATCATCCCGCATAAGGCAGGTTTTT from Methanohalophilus halophilus includes these protein-coding regions:
- a CDS encoding coiled-coil protein; amino-acid sequence: MQKELKDKRKDLRETSEENKNKRNELNAQASTLASNRNELNKKTKDLINEAQEYKKLRDENNEKVQEFKDLRDKTNEKANELFGKVDELRSANNLTGPSLKEIRKDIDRLEFSQQTEVLTPSKEKELVNKISELRKLYDTKKKQIESNTELNDLLTEAQEIREEASGYHSTLSEYAQKAQEYHDKMITTFKEADKIRAESDTAHKEFVQIQEKADEQHKAFIAAQKEIRDIDKELRKLKKKDGGRKGADMEEVRKDAEDIFDKFKSGEKLTTENLMTLQKSGLL